In the Arachis ipaensis cultivar K30076 chromosome B04, Araip1.1, whole genome shotgun sequence genome, TGTCATCAGCAATCGTGGCGGACTCCACATCATCCTCATCCCCTAGGATATCTTCCACCGTATCCGGTTCTCCAACTGAATCGGAAATATAACAGGAGTATTCATGTTAGCACCTAGTTCTGTGAACTCATCGCGGTGTAGATCATCTGCGAAAGACGGAGATACCACCAAATCTCTCCCAAGTGCAATTACATGCACAGATGAAGACGCAACAAAAGGGATTGAACCGGAGGCTGCTGCCGTTGGTAATGTGGATGATTCCAGTTCGATCTTCCTGAGTTAAAGACCACATCCACAAGCTTAGCCAATAGTTCAGGAATTCTCACCTCCGAAAATTGCCAACGACAGTGAAATAAAACTTGTAAATCCTCGTCACTGCCTATCACAAACGAGTCGTACTTCACCTCATTGCCGACAACAGAAATCGGAATTCGATAGTATAACTTCTCGATCCGTTTCATCCCATGCATTCCCAATTTCTGTAGTATGGTGTTCTGAAAATCAACAAGGCTCATAGAAGATCTGATAAAGATGCTCAAcggatccttatcagtgaactttattCCCGATCGCCTTTTTTTCTTAATCGTACATTTGTATTGCACAAGAACTAAAAACCTCTCTTCACTAGCCATTGTCAGTTTACCCTCAATTCAACATTCCACATTGTGACCCTATTTATATAGAACACGCATTCTAAGTAAATTGAATTTACCCGATTCGattttaatcatatgcattggtTTCCTATTAAATCGAATCAGGTAGATTCGAATTATAACCCTAAACCCACTAACATAAATCGAATTAACCTCATTTGAATTGTATGGATGAATGTTCACCAACATAAATTGAAACaccttgttttgaattgcatgaatTTAAATTCTTTAACATAAATCGAATCATGTTAATTCGAATATAATGTAGACTTAGCAAATCGAATTAGATTATTTCGATTTGCATTAActgaaaataaatcaaaataacttgtttcgatttatataaaattatGGCACTCACATCACATTTTTCATTCTAGAAAATCCATACAATTTTTTACTTCAATTCATTTCTTTATGTCATTTGCCCTAAATTTTATCTTTGGACTGtaagttaatactcaaaatgaccCCTGAAATTTAACCACCGACGCAATTTAGCTCTTAAACTTTCAATTGACTCAAATTGTACCCTGAAATTTTGACCCATGCCTCAATTTGGCCCTTCCGACATTTTTCGTTACTGGAAAAGTGACTTGGCAATTTTAAATGATACATGGCACTATAACAGTTAGATGACATGGCCAAATTTTTTAAGACATCAATTTAACCCTTACAATTTGAACATAAAACTAGCGCAACCCCAATTCCCCTAGATCGTAGTAGTTAATATGTGTACTAAGTATACATgataagtttattattattaaaaaattttaaatgtttttatttaataaatataaaataaatttaaattttttttatatttttaataaaaaatttttattttataacttAATATTtcttaaaaatacaaaataaataaatccataacataaatgatcttttttaattaaataaacccTGTTAGCTgtctttaaaaataatttttgctcTATCTTATTAATTCCACAAGGAAATATCGAATTCTTAAAAAGAAGAGATACGTGATAAAACTTATACTAAGAAATTAAGAATGGCCAACAGCCACTATATCAAGTATaattatgtgataaaaattaTACTGAGGGCTAAGCATGCCACATAGATTTTTCTTTATGACAAAATTTACAGATTACATACATAAAAATACCAAAAAGGAACGGTGGAAATTATTAAAATGAACTGGAATCCAGGCATACTGGCAAATTGGAATCCTATGCTTCCTTTTTCACTTTATCTCTGTGAATAATTTTACACAGGACAAAGAAAGAATCACATGTACCACCTTATACCGCCGAAACTAATTAATATTTGTCACCAGTGGcataacaacaacaaaaagctACCAAGTTATAGATCATCATGAATTCTAAAGTTTAACCGTCTGAGCCACACGGAATGAAGGATCATATGGAATACATCAAACCTCTTTGGTggagaattttattttaaaattttaattttgtcctttttcttcttcttcttcttctctctctcactctcgttTCTGTACATCACTACGTCTGATTCAATTTCATTTGTTCTTTCCCTGACTCCTATTACAAATAACATAATATCACAGAATACACAATGAAAGGTCAAGAATGTTAgttcttatattttgttttttctatTACAACtgctattttttctattttctttctgtcACTGACTCATTTTTTTTCACATGTTTTACTTTTTAATCTCAAATCAACAAGTCTTTATTAACACCCAAAATAGTAAGTCTTAGGAGTCCTAATAAATatggaagtaaaatttttggtcgaTGCTTGACAAACTTAAAAGTTGAAATCTCAGAAAAAAAAAGACCCAAAATTTGCAATCTCCAATTGCAATGCTTAGTTACATATATAAGTGATAGAGTGCTAGGAAGGGTCAtatgaagaacaattcattgtcGAAAAGATTCATAGCGCCTCAACCTTCATGAATGCCAATGGCCACACCTGAAAAGGTTGGTAGAAGAActcgaaattttttttatagaaaagataataaaaaaaaaggatattAATGACATTTTGTaaaattatttcatattttttctATAAAGACCATTAAGAACTAATAATTGGTTATAATATATTTTAGTGGTGCAATAGTACGTGTGATAATAACAATAGTGATTGTTGGAAGAAGAtgtaagaagaggaagaagatgtgagaggaagaagatgaagatatttatgtaatttattattttattttataatttttttatcaaaccGTTNNNNNNNNNNNNNNNNNNNNNNNNNNNNNNNNNNNNNNNNNNNNNNNNNNNNNNNNNNNNNNNNNNNNNNNNNNNNNNNNNNNNNNNNNNNNNNNNNNNNNNNNNNNNNNNNNNNNNNNNNNNNNNNNNNNNNNNNNNNNNNNNNNNNNNNNNNNNNNNNNNNNNNNNNNNNNNNNNNNNNNNNNNNNNNNNNNNNNNNNNNNNNNNNNNNNNNNNNNNNNNNNNNNNNNNNNNNNNNNNNNNNNNNNNNNNNNNNNNNNNNTGATACTTTAAAAAATTTGACTATATCATCTAATTGTTACAGTGACACGTGTTAtttaaaattatcaaatcaaTTTTTCGGTAATAAAAAATATCGAAAGAACCAAATTAAAATAcgaatcaaaattttaaaatataatttaaatcaaTTAACAATTTAAAGATTAGATTACATCGGAGGTCAAATTTAAAGTGATTCTCTTGAAATGCACTTCTTTTATTTGGACTGCACTTTTTTAACGCACTCATTTTTAATTTTACTCCAAATTAAACCTTTGATACACTTTTCTTTACCCTTAATCTTGGGAaacctttctctttttctttttctccttccctttccctttccccCTTTTAATTATCTGAAACCATTCTGGTCAGATATCTCTAAAAAGTAAAAGCCCTTTTCTTTTttagtgcatgtttgggcgccattattttgttaaaaaaaaatctttttttaatgaaaaaagatttttttttattttttaacgtattTAACAAATTTCTATtagtaaaagtaaaaatactagtaaaataaaaaaaagatcttttttgagaagttgtaatttacatctttttttaaaagatctttttttcttaaaaaaaaaatatttttcgtgtaataaatgaacaaaaaagtatttttatattgtgatacccaaacataattaatagataaaaaaatatttttacatgagatatccaaacataaaattacttttacttctctataagatcttttaaaaaaagataactcaaaaaaagatctttttcaaaagttcacCCAAACAAGTCCTTAATTCTCTTGAAACCCTTGCCGCTTTATCTCCGAAAGACCAAACCCACACACTCTCATCTCTCAAACACTCGTTTACGGCGCCGGCACTGAACAGACGACGGCCATGGCAGGGAGGCGTCGAGTAACGGAAGCACGACAGGTAGAGAGCAACAGAACTGAGGAGGCGAGACGAGCTGCGACCGCGAGAAAGAGGTGCGGCACCAACTGATATGAGGTGGAGATGCGAAGATGCGATGGAGCTATGAAGTAGTCAAGCAGCGGAGGAGATAACTCAAATGAAAACTGACAACTTCAAACCTCTGCGACGCTGCGACGACACTCTTGGTATGCCTCTTCCCCCACTCTTCATTTGTAACTGATTCATCTCCACTCACCACTCCGTCTTCACATTCGAATGTCTCAGaatctctccctctctctccctctctctctctctctcataacCACTCAGTCTGTCTCGGCCAAAACCGCTCATTCTCTGTTCTCAGTGACGAAGAACAGTGAAGAACGACAGGTTGGCCTTGGTGATGACCAACCGCGATGGAGAACTGAGATGGTAGTGACGATGAACCGAGACATTAGCACTGAACAGAGATCAATGGTGTGTATCTGGTTTTACGGTTTTTTTGAGGGTTTGTTCTGATTTTTGGAGTTCTACAATCTTTTGTAATTTTTGCTTCTTACTATGCTagagttttcttttttattttgcattttgctTTATGATTTTGCATCTTGCTTTGTTAGGGTTTGTTGATTTTgcattttgtttttgaattttgggCATAAAACAGATGAAATCATCATGTTTTGTCTTGTTTTCTCGAAAGTTGTGTAGGATATGTGAGATAGTGTTGTGGTTAGGCTTGGTTAAAATTATATGTTGTATATTTGAACCAGAAAGTTAATGTGTTTTGTTGAGGTTAATACTTCCATTCCTTATAGTACTTTAGTTCTTTTTTAGGATAATTTTGCAAAACTTTAGCATGGAATTGAAACAGTTTTGGACTAATTTAACATACAATCGATGGGCAAAAAAATTGTCTTAGCTTAGCTGTTTCAGCAGCAAATTGCTGTAGTCTTGGCTAAGAAATTTTTAATTGGTGATTGCTATGCATGCTACTTTTATTGTTTCAAATCTAAATTTTAATACGAGTTTCATCTATTTTGTTGTTTGGAATAGTATGATGATCAtatatattttagtattttaactCAGTTGCTGATGTTATTATTTTGGTTTAATTAATTTCTATTTACACCTTTCTTTTGTGCAAATAAATACCACTGCTTGATGACCTTTGAGAATGATTAAAGTTAAGAAATAAAACTAGCTAGAAAAGGGGCTAAGAAATCAAAAGCTAGTTGCACCTTTGAAAGacctttttttttaaacttcTTAGAAGTGCAAGTATTTTTGCGGCAGCCCCGCTGACCTCCACTTCCTCATTGGTGGCAGTTTTTCCTTCTAGTATAGCATGTGTTTctgttactttttcttttcttaagttTATTAATCCTCTGCTAGGTTAAGTTAACTTCTTAAGATGCCAATATAGTGAGATCTTTGTTCTTGTTGTTTACTTTGTTAGTTGTTGTTTGGGGATTGGGGTATTTTTTGAGggtaaagagaagagaagagaagagaagagaagagatgtTGAACATTAAGAGGGTTTTCAATGCTGTTTCGAATTATCAAAAAAGAGGAGGGGGAGAGGCTACTCACCCTGTAGGAGGATGTGGTTACAGTTGCCCAAAAACTGCTGCATTCAAGGTACATGGAATGGTTCTATCATGCTTCTTTTTATTACTTTTGTTTTATATTTGTGGTACATAAATATAAAATGTATTATCTGCTTATTACTGGTGGATGCTGCTAGTACCGTACTACCGATTATGTCACTGATAATGCTGCTTGATGTTCGTGTCACTGCTGGTGTTGCTGGCTATTCGGTAGCTGCTATAGCTCCTGGTAAGTGTCTATCTTGCCCTTTCTTGCTGAAATTGCAAATGTTCTTGTAATGTAAGTTAGATTTTGAACTATTTGTATAGTTAGTAAAAGCAAATGGAATAGATCTGGTTTGTAATTTGTTGGTTAGATAAATTTGATCCCTTTTTGTCATCGTTCTTCAGTATTGAATATGAAATGGAAGACACAATAGTATAAATTTTTTATGGTTGTTGAATATCCCTTCATGGTTTCTTCAGCTTTATTGCTTAATGCTGAATGCCTTGATTAGTAAATTCAATAGGATTCATTGAGTGCTTATGGTAAGGAATGACTGTGCCAGGTTCTTGATGAATTGGAATACTATTATCTTGGcttcaaaaaatttattttgatgaAATCACTTTTTATCTCCTTTATTTGTTTAAATCTAATGCGTCTAAGTTCAAAAGTACAGTtacattatatatgtatatatagaatGTGCTCCCCTTACCCCTTCCAATCAATTGTAGTATGAGGAGGCATTATCCTAGTATATAAAAGAGACAATGAAAGGGATTTGTGggatttaattaaaatttgattaaatttataAATTGAGAAGAGTAAGTATGGGAATGGGTCACATGCTTAGACATATATAAGAGTCTAcctgattttgtggttttcttgctttttttattcttattttttcacGGACTGTGGATAATGTAAAATTAAACATAATTGTTTATTGTTGTCTCTGTTAGTATTTTCATTTTATATACTCTACATGTATTCTGATATTTGGGATAATCTTGTATCAATGTCTATTTAGGATAATTGGCTTGCCAAAGCTTCCGTAGGAATTCCTATGTTCCATGGCATATTGTtcttactctcttttttttttcactgatTCTGATTGTTCAACTTCATAGCTTGTGATTTCTTGCCATCAATTGTCCTAGCCACA is a window encoding:
- the LOC107639258 gene encoding uncharacterized protein LOC107639258 isoform X3, with the protein product MKTDNFKPLRRCDDTLVVVWGLGYFLRVKRREEKRREEMLNIKRVFNAVSNYQKRGGGEATHPVGGCGYSCPKTAAFKLLVLDYCHSQGIMHLDAMSLNVMVDPKQRKLQFA
- the LOC107639258 gene encoding uncharacterized protein LOC107639258 isoform X1 yields the protein MSQNLSLSLPLSLSLITTQSVSAKTAHSLFSVTKNSEERQVGLGDDQPRWRTEMVVTMNRDISTEQRSMRREEKRREEMLNIKRVFNAVSNYQKRGGGEATHPVGGCGYSCPKTAAFKLLVLDYCHSQGIMHLDAMSLNVMVDPKQRKLQFA
- the LOC107639258 gene encoding uncharacterized protein LOC107639258 isoform X2, whose product is MKTDNFKPLRRCDDTLEPRWRTEMVVTMNRDISTEQRSMRREEKRREEMLNIKRVFNAVSNYQKRGGGEATHPVGGCGYSCPKTAAFKLLVLDYCHSQGIMHLDAMSLNVMVDPKQRKLQFA
- the LOC107639258 gene encoding uncharacterized protein LOC107639258 isoform X4 — protein: MVVTMNRDISTEQRSMRREEKRREEMLNIKRVFNAVSNYQKRGGGEATHPVGGCGYSCPKTAAFKLLVLDYCHSQGIMHLDAMSLNVMVDPKQRKLQFA